A genomic segment from Fusarium fujikuroi IMI 58289 draft genome, chromosome FFUJ_chr04 encodes:
- a CDS encoding probable glycosyl hydrolase: protein MSSFRLLIEDGQFRDGYGRQVVLRGINLAADAKLPSEPDQPSHIPTDFFDGDNVSFHQRPFPKEDARSHFARLRRYGFNTIRYIFTWEALEAAGPGKYDEDFIQHTIDVLRIAKEYGFYIFMDPHQDVWSRFTGGSGAPLWTIYACGLNPQSFAATEAAIVQNTYPNPDEFPKMIWSTNYYRLAAGTIFTMFFAGKDFAPKCIIDGVNIQDYLQDHFMRACGQLAQRIHEAGDLEEVVVIGWESMNEPNKGMTGYKDLTVIPKEHPLKKGTCPTMWQTLLTGMGRACEVDTWEMGGLGPYKTGTTLVDPHGEVAWLPADYDDSRYGWKRDPGWKLGKCVWAQHGVWDMETDTLLRKDYFAKNPNTGKVIDYPQFTNTYFMDFWRKYVKTCRALHKDCIMLMQFPTLELPPEIKGTEDEDPRMAFTPHYYDGITLMTKHWNSTWNVDVVGVLRGKYWHPALAIRIGETAIRNCLRDQLATLRQEGLDRIGKHPCVLSEFGIPYDMDDKKAYKTGDYSSQSAAMDANYFAVEGSQIEGHCLWTYCARNDHLRGDFWNGEDLSILSLDDKPLPESPVPEYSQSSLDLARTATTANTKKDVADDRNVTPDNLKRTLTNPSISSAPSAKDPQLTNAPGFRAAEAFVRPTPTVVYGDIVSTGFDLRQCTYLLKVKAPKAAPDEAPTIVYLPEYHFPKEQCEVAVSSGKWELSTDDEEGTTLQKLKWWHAEGEQSLKISGLVRKHNVPVGSEEDAGYLEQCQQGYGFNFGSCSVM, encoded by the coding sequence ATGTCGTCTTTTCGCCTGTTGATTGAAGATGGCCAGTTCCGTGATGGATACGGTCGACAAGTAGTCCTCCGTGGCATCAACCTCGCTGCCGATGCCAAACTCCCCAGCGAACCCGATCAACCATCTCACATTCCCACTGACTTTTTCGACGGTGATAATGTATCATTCCACCAGCGCCCCTTCCCCAAAGAAGATGCACGATCTCATTTTGCGCGCCTCAGACGATACGGCTTCAATACTATCCGCTACATCTTTACCTGGGAGGCACTCGAGGCCGCAGGACCTGGGAAATACGACGAAGACTTCATCCAGCATACGATTGATGTTCTGAGGATAGCAAAGGAGTATGGATTCTATATATTCATGGACCCTCACCAGGACGTTTGGTCTCGTTTCACTGGTGGTTCGGGAGCGCCGCTATGGACTATATATGCATGCGGCCTCAACCCTCAGAGCTTCGCAGCGACTGAAGCAGCAATTGTTCAGAATACATACCCCAACCCTGATGAGTTCCCAAAAATGATCTGGTCTACGAACTACTATCGACTTGCAGCTGGTACCATATTCACTATGTTTTTTGCTGGCAAAGACTTTGCTCCAAAGTGTATAATTGACGGCGTGAACATCCAGGATTACCTACAGGACCATTTCATGAGAGCATGCGGCCAACTTGCCCAGCGAATCCACGAGGCAGGCGATCTGGAAGAGGTCGTTGTCATTGGCTGGGAGAGCATGAACGAACCAAACAAGGGCATGACTGGTTATAAGGATCTTACTGTGATCCCTAAAGAACATCCTTTGAAGAAGGGAACCTGTCCAACAATGTGGCAGACATTATTGACTGGAATGGGACGAGCTTGCGAAGTCGATACTTGGGAGATGGGCGGCCTCGGCCCTTACAAGACTGGTACAACATTGGTTGACCCTCATGGCGAGGTCGCATGGCTACCAGCAGACTATGACGATTCAAGATATGGTTGGAAGCGCGATCCTGGCTGGAAGCTCGGCAAGTGTGTCTGGGCACAGCATGGAGTTTGGGACATGGAGACCGATACCCTCCTTCGCAAGGACTACTTTGCTAAAAATCCGAATACCGGCAAGGTCATCGATTATCCGCAATTCACCAATACCTATTTCATGGACTTCTGGCGAAAATATGTCAAAACTTGCCGTGCCCTCCATAAGGACTGCATTATGCTTATGCAGTTTCCTACACTCGAATTACCGCCCGAGATCAAAGGAACGGAAGACGAAGATCCTCGAATGGCGTTCACACCGCATTACTACGACGGTATCACACTCATGACAAAGCACTGGAATAGCACGTGGAATGTGGATGTGGTCGGAGTCTTGAGAGGCAAGTACTGGCATCCGGCACTGGCGATCAGGATCGGAGAGACGGCCATTCGAAACTGTCTCCGTGACCAGCTCGCAACGTTGAGACAAGAGGGTCTTGACCGTATAGGAAAGCACCCTTGCGTGTTGTCAGAATTTGGTATTCCCTATGATATGGACGACAAGAAAGCCTACAAGACAGGCGACTATTCGAGCCAGTCGGCGGCAATGGACGCCAACTACTTTGCAGTTGAAGGATCTCAGATTGAAGGGCATTGCCTATGGACATACTGTGCGAGAAACGATCACTTAAGGGGAGACTTTTGGAATGGAGAGGATCTGTCCATCCTTTCGCTGGATGACAAACCACTTCCAGAATCCCCAGTTCCCGAATATTCGCAGTCATCGCTGGATCTGGCGAGGACTGCGACTACGGCAAACACGAAGAAAGATGTGGCTGATGATCGAAATGTTACACCCGATAACCTCAAACGGACACTCACCAATCCGTCGATCAGCTCCGCGCCCTCAGCCAAGGATCCTCAGCTAACCAACGCCCCTGGCTTCCGCGCAGCCGAGGCTTTCGTACGCCCTACGCCGACGGTGGTATACGGTGACATTGTGTCCACCGGATTTGATTTGCGACAGTGCACATatcttctcaaggtcaaggcacCAAAAGCAGCACCAGATGAGGCGCCTACGATTGTGTATTTGCCCGAGTATCATTTCCCTAAAGAACAGTGCGAGGTGGCTGTGTCCTCAGGCAAGTGGGAGCTTAGCACAGATGACGAAGAGGGCACAACACTTCAGAAACTCAAGTGGTGGCACGCAGAGGGAgagcagagcctcaagatctCGGGTCTCGTGCGGAAGCACAACGTTCCCGTAGGATCCGAGGAAGATGCGGGCTATCTTGAACAATGTCAGCAAGGCTATGGATTTAATTTCGGAAGCTGCAGTGTTATGTGA
- a CDS encoding related to bck1-like MAPKKK (ask1) has protein sequence MKGSDSLRRVNRPAANFDLPPAQAQAQAQAQAQQQALRSQSQPQEPILGSITSTSPEFTTSSLHSQSQSQSLSTARFRSSSRPSLQDLVPVAGTPKPTVHDQPPAYALSSSSSLTGPSSFSYPPAHPTAGAATIHVRTTHTHPHTHTHTAPAAVNRPRPLGPSSSDIATAEQAHFLHPVSSASSLRPRSSTTSATAAAAAVSPSPSHTPDPLLRQHTSPPSTVDNNSAHFVPRGGLPPAPSIMYPAGQRHVSGADPTRPFQVPPPPPPPPPMGAPNAGQMGPSGVAIPPPPGPPPASALGQQPPWHGAFGRMYDGRPGYIPPPPPGQHQPYNPKLHAQIAAGQTISIPPPPPPNEAMSATYIPQGDTYGEGVGIPAFGLEDPTLTVNSQTSRPVTTPQSGTDTNATTPMDEATRERLYSATNAQPRGTSNSSNATPPSSIPPEIAAQWPLDTVLIWLAQNQFSKDWQETFRALNLHGAQFLELGSGHGGRGNFGMMHQQVYPRLAQECTNSRTGWDQPREREEGKRMRRLIRSIVTGRPADVSKVSTAHGRKESLNGGHGNNLPSAGTDPMDSPNTPLNAPGPGFSGRRFSQTRSTTLPNSVSGSNISSESNHRNILKHVDTDGARRHSPNVSESSEATFRGPAARSASPTGSPGIPPALFTSTTTPILSQSPNTIKAGHRSRSSMDSVASVAAIYGSGVPTDAANLLSRNMNLGEVVHGRNHDIRSRHSPSEGGERSAGAETPASAKDSKSFLSFLSRKKRQTKDDGAYPSPEEMEASPTSPQGSIRPVGLGVRGTNGSDTNLELAGSTLGSYDDRNGHALRPRRISPVRTYVLATMDYWNYRMCDITEAETAAEVRQVICMHLGLGDFENSHIYLTEVGKFEHVDPLDDSSLVTVKRAKGDPLGTLKFFVTPPGVAPISSLAAKAEVPVSLSPGYLPPGTTAEDAQRNSRQRSSSSPPTSRSNTLTDEKTEDKVAREASSYRAEMERKQREYLAKRKQAAMKGSPSETLGPGIVGRNVDFDQPRESPYEDKRPEQLFPQRRPPAPPSDPSATLIKANSLSRKTGASMRASSSSLEGYPTPRHPTESEMTEKSRRSKGTSQPAAGPAGIGAALAGMGRNLSAIGQSAKNTRGSSPSRSSTQSVPGGKDTFSSVDTPQPSLGRDSPSAIATPNAVTWSKKNLPFIVPDYSSSQSPMLSPNLEAAPEAKIFETVPRATSPTGMSPNSRRTRGTFAPDHASPPKRRATHGPDPDFEDSDVQFSKPAPAPPVDDDSGDDSDDGLFAIPLANRNKGKGATANGDANGHNKRPSLTVNTARSRKGLSVAFTSPKSYGSSVTPDSNEDSRQKPTTPRSETWESEDKDKDSKLGRRKSFIEKDVWANRPPTDALINNLDDFFPNLDLDQPVLDEPGEGGLPPSPIAEGTETTSDQGPSQPAVSSHTQQAPPAAIPPSRQPSLYNENDTLGSDESTLKALDQQRPTSVAARSIRRSGGLGRMKSIREVARGAHEANKRTNSTNQGPSSGNIMRRKSTKMFNANIVQIRPDRRGSVIMPQIPQDTVPKRQTTFRWFKGQLIGKGTYGRVYLGMNATTGEFLAVKEVEVNPKAAGGDKSKMKELVAALDQEIDTMQHLDHINIVQYLGCERKETSISIFLEYISGGSIGSCLRKHGKFEESVVSSLTRQTLSGLAYLHREGILHRDLKADNILLDLDGTCKISDFGISKKTDNIYGNDKTNNMQGSVFWMAPEVIRSQGEGYSAKVDIWSLGCVVLEMFAGKRPWAKEEAVGAIYKIANGERPPIPEDIQDTLGPLAVAFMMDCFQVNPFDRPTADVLLSQHPFCELDPNYNFYDTVLYHKIKSFK, from the exons ATGAAGGGTAGCGATAGCTTGCGACGGGTTAACCGTCCCGCTGCCAATTTCGACCTACCACCAGCTCAGGCCCAGGCTCAGGCACAGGCCCAGGCGCAACAGCAGGCTCTTCGGtctcaatctcagcctcaagagcCCATCTTGGGATCTATAACCTCGACGAGCCCAGAATTCACCACTTCTTCGCTCCAttctcagtctcagtctcagtctctcTCGACCGCCAGGTTCCGTTCCTCTTCGAGACCCAGTCTTCAGGACCTAGTCCCTGTCGCCGGGACTCCAAAGCCAACCGTCCACGACCAACCTCCAGCCTATGCCctgtcgtcctcatcctccttgacGGGGCCGTCCTCTTTTTCCTATCCTCCAGCGCATCCAACTGCTGGCGCCGCAACGATACATGTCCGTACAACCCATACACATCCGCATACGCACACACATACTGCCCCGGCGGCTGTCAATCGACCCCGGCCCCTGGGCCCATCCTCCTCCGACATAGCGACTGCAGAGCAGGCTCACTTCCTCCACCCTGTCTCATCTGCCTCGAGCTTACGTCCAAGGTCTTCCACCACTAGcgccactgctgctgctgctgctgtctcCCCGTCTCCATCGCATACACcagatcctcttcttcgacaacACACCTCGCCGCCGTCTACCGTCGACAACAACTCTGCCCACTTTGTTCCTCGAGGCGGGTTGCCCCCCGCGCCGTCCATCATGTATCCGGCAGGCCAGAGGCATGTCTCGGGCGCCGATCCCACACGACCATTCCAGGTccctccgccgccgccgccgccgccccCCATGGGAGCTCCGAATGCCGGCCAAATGG GCCCCTCCGGCGTCGCGATACCCCCACCACCCGGTCCGCCCCCGGCGAGTGCTCTCGGCCAGCAGCCTCCGTGGCACGGCGCCTTTGGGCGCATGTACGACGGACGGCCAGGATACATCCCCCCGCCGCCGCCCGGTCAGCACCAGCCGTACAACCCAAAGTTACACGCTCAGATCGCTGCTGGGCAAACAATCTCTAtccctccacctcctccgccGAATGAGGCCATGAGTGCGACCTATATACCGCAGGGCGACACTTACGGAGAGGGAGTTGGTATCCCCGCCTTTGGACTGGAAGACCCAACCCTGACTGTCAACTCGCAGACATCGCGGCCAGTGACAACGCCGCAGAGCGGAACTGACACAAATGCCACAACGCCCATGGACGAGGCCACGAGGGAACGCCTCTATTCTGCCACTAACGCCCAGCCGCGCGGCACATCCAATTCTTCAAACGCCACTCCTCCCAGCTCGATCCCACCGGAAATCGCTGCCCAGTGGCCCCTCGATACGGTTCTGATTTGGTTAGCCCAGAACCAGTTCTCCAAAGACTGGCAGGAAACCTTTAGGGCACTCAACCTGCACGGAGCGCAATTCCTCGAGCTCGGAAGTGGCCACGGTGGGCGTGGTAATTTTGGTATGATGCATCAGCAGGTGTATCCAAGGCTTGCCCAGGAGTGCACCAACAGCCGAACCGGCTGGGATCAGCCCCGTGAGCGAGAGGAGGGCAAGCGAATGCGAAGACTAATTCGAAGTATTGTCACCGGTCGACCAGCTGATGTGTCTAAAGTTTCAACGGCCCACGGCCGTAAAGAATCCCTCAATGGCGGACATGGGAACAACCTACCAAGCGCTGGAACCGATCCCATGGATTCGCCAAAT ACACCTCTCAATGCCCCTGGCCCTGGCTTTAGTGGTCGCAGGTTCTCTCAGACCAGATCTACTACATTACCCAACAGTGTCAGTGGGTCCAACATCAGCTCTGAGTCTAACCACCGTAATATTCTCAAACATGTCGATACGGATGGTGCGCGCCGTCATAGTCCTAATGTTAGCGAGTCGAGCGAGGCCACGTTCCGTGGCCCTGCTGCGCGCTCAGCGAGTCCAACAGGCAGCCCAGGCATACCTCCGGCGCTTTTTACATCGACGACGACACCTATTCTCTCACAATCTCCTAACACAATAAAAGCTGGGCACcgttcaagaagcagcatgGATTCCGTTGCTTCTGTCGCAGCCATATATGGATCCGGAGTACCGACAGATGCCGCCAACTTACTTAGCCGGAACATGAACCTGGGAGAAGTTGTTCATGGGCGTAATCATGATATCCGATCTCGGCACTCGCCTTCAGAAGGAGGGGAGAGGTCAGCAGGCGCAGAGACACCCGCTTCGGCCAAAGATTCCAAGAGCTTCCTGAGCTTCTTATCCAGGAAAAAGAGACAAACCAAGGATGATGGTGCATACCCATCACCtgaagagatggaagctTCCCCAACTTCACCACAAGGATCTATCCGCCCGGTAGGCTTGGGCGTTCGAGGAACCAATGGCAGCGATACtaatcttgagcttgctggCTCAACGCTGGGTAGTTATGATGACAGGAACGGCCATGCTCTACGACCAAGGAGAATCAGCCCCGTAAGGACCTACGTCCTGGCCACCATGGATTACTGGAACTACCGAATGTGCGACATCACGGAAGCAGAGACAGCAGCGGAAGTCCGTCAAGTTATCTGCAtgcatcttggccttggcgacTTTGAAAATTCTCACATTTATCTTACAGAAGTTGGCAAGTTTGAACATGTGGATCCCCTAGACGACTCGAGCCTTGTTACCGTCAAACGAGCAAAGGGTGACCCTCTTGGGACACTTAAATTCTTCGTGACACCCCCAGGAGTTGCCCCCATTTCCAGTCTTGCCGCTAAAGCTGAGGTCCCTGTATCCTTGTCTCCCGGTTATCTCCCACCAGGAACCACTGCTGAGGATGCCCAACGAAATAGCAGACAGCGATCCAGTTCATCGCCCCCCACCTCGCGTTCTAATACATTGACAGACGAGAAGACTGAGGATAAGGTAGCCAGAGAGGCAAGCTCATATAGAGCTGAAATGGAGAGAAAGCAGCGTGAGTATCTGGCCAAGAGGAAACAAGCAGCGATGAAAGGTAGTCCTTCAGAAACACTTGGACCTGGCATCGTCGGCCGGAATGTCGATTTCGACCAACCTCGAGAGTCGCCGTATGAGGACAAGCGGCCAGAGCAACTCTTCCCCCAAAGACGACCTCCAGCTCCACCAAGCGATCCTTCTGCGACGTTGATCAAGGCGAACTCGCTAAGCAGAAAGACTGGAGCCAGCATGCGCGCATCAAGTAGCAGTCTTGAGGGATATCCAACACCACGACATCCGACCGAGAGTGAGATGACAGAGAAGTCCAGGAGATCCAAGGGAACATCACAGCCAGCTGCAGGTCCTGCTGGTATTGGGGCAGCCCTTGCAGGTATGGGTAGAAACTTGAGCGCTATTGGACAATCTGCCAAGAATACTCGTGGCTCTTCTCCCTCCCGATCCTCAACACAATCAGTTCCTGGAGGTAAGGACACCTTCTCTAGCGTCGACACTCCTCAACCAAGCTTGGGTCGAGATAGTCCCAGTGCAATAGCAACACCAAATGCCGTGACctggagcaagaagaacTTGCCCTTTATTGTGCCGGACTACTCGTCCAGCCAATCACCTATGCTAAGCCCTAATCTTGAAGCTGCACCAGAAGCTAAAATCTTTGAAACAGTCCCGAGGGCAACATCTCCTACTGGTATGAGCCCCAACTCGAGACGTACAAGGGGTACTTTCGCCCCAGACCATGCGTCACCTCCAAAACGACGTGCAACCCATGGGCCAGATCCAGACTTTGAGGACTCGGATGTCCAATTTTCGAAGCCTGCTCCCGCACCACCAGTTGACGATGATAGCGGGGATGATTCGGATGACGGGCTCTTTGCCATCCCTCTTGCCAATCGaaacaagggcaagggtgCCACTGCGAATGGTGATGCAAACGGTCACAACAAGCGTCCTAGTCTGACGGTTAATACGGCGCGCTCCAGGAAGGGCCTCTCAGTTGCCTTTACATCGCCCAAGTCATATGGCAGTAGCGTGACTCCTGACAGTAACGAAGATTCCCGACAAAAGCCGACTACTCCCCGTTCCGAAACGTGGGAATCGGAAGACAAGGACAAAGACAGTAAACTGGGCCGGCGAAAGTCGTTCATCGAGAAGGATGTGTGGGCTAATCGCCCTCCAACGGACGCCCTTATCAATAACCTTGACGACTTCTTCCCCAACCTGGATCTTGATCAACCTGTTCTTGATGAACCTGGCGAGGGTGGACTGCCACCATCTCCAATTGCCGAGGGCACAGAAACCACATCTGATCAAGGGCCATCCCAGCCGGCAGTGTCGAGCCATACTCAGCAAGCACCGCCTGCAGCAATTCCGCCATCCCGGCAACCATCTCTATACAATGAAAACGATACTCTTGGCTCCGATGAGTCGACCCTCAAAGCCCTCGATCAACAGCGGCCCACTTCTGTGGCTGCAAGGAGTATTCGGCGCTCAGGCGGTCTCGGTCGAATGAAGTCCATTCGAGAAGTCGCCCGAGGCGCTCACGAGGCCAACAAGCGAACCAACTCAACTAACCAAGGACCGTCGTCAGGCAACATTATGCGCCGGAAGAGCACGAAGATGTTCAACGCCAACATTGTACAAATCCGACCAGATAGGCGTGGCAGTGTCATAATGCCACAGATTCCTCAAGATACAGTGCCAAAGCGACAGACGACATTCAGGTGGTTCAAGGGTCAGCTCATCGGCAAAGGTACTTACGGCCGAGTGTACCTCGGTATGAATGCCACTACAGGAGAGTTCTTGGCTGTGAAAGAGGTCGAGGTGAACCCCAAGGCGGCTGGTGGTGAcaagagcaagatgaaggagcttGTTGCGGCTCTAGATCAGGAAATCGACACAATGCAGCACTTGGACCATATCAACATTGTGCAATACTTGGGATGCGAGCGAAAGGAAACTAGTATCAGCATCTTTCTCGAGTATATTTCTGGTGGCAGCATTGGATCATGTCTGCGCAAGCATGGCAAGTTTGAGGAGTCTGTCGTGTCTTCACTGACAAGACAAACTCTCTCTGGCCTCGCCTATCTACATCGCGAGGGCATTCTGCATCGCGATCTCAAGGCCGACAATATTCTTCTTGATTTAGACGGAACGTGCAAGATCAGTGATTTCGGCATCTCCAAGAAGACAGACAACATTTATGGCAATGATAAAACAAACAACATGCAAGGTTCGGTATTCTGGATGGCCCCAGAGGTCATTCGGTCCCAAGGCGAAGGCTACAGCGCCAAGGTCGACATCTGGAGTCTGGGTTGTGTAGTCCTGGAGATGTTTGCTGGCAAGCGCCCCTGGgccaaggaagaggctgttgGTGCCATCTACAAGATTGCTAATGGCGAGCGACCACCGATCCCCGAGGACATCCAGGATACTCTTGGACCACTAGCCGTTGCCTTTATGATGGATTGCTTCCAAGT AAACCCCTTCGACCGTCCTACAGCGGATGTGCTCCTGTCGCAGCACCCGTTCTGTGAACTGGATCCAAACTACAACTTTTATGACACAGTGCTGTATCACAAAATCAAGTCGTTCAAATAA
- a CDS encoding related to ankyrin codes for MSDISNQPARAGSLTPEMIEFASRMYDAARKGDVATFEQALPAGLPPNLTNDKGDTLLMLAAYHGHADLVKVLIQHGADPNRLNDRGQSPLAGAVFKKEDAVIQGLLDGGADPEYGQPSAAECITMFKQEDIWKLKFDVAPGKGQAGKTRETDGKE; via the exons ATGAGCGACATTTCAAACCAACCAGCCCGCGCGGGATCTCTCACGCCGGAGATGATTGAATTCGCAAGCAGGATGTACGATGCAGCGAGGAAGGGAGACGTGGCTACGTTTGAGCAGGCTCTTCCAGCAGGCTTACCTCCAAATCTGACAAATGACAAGGGCGATACTCTG CTTATGCTCGCTGCGTATCATGGCCATGCCGATCTTGTAAAGGTTCTCATTCAACATGGTGCGGACCCTAATCGCCTCAATGACCGAGGGCAGAGTCCTCTCGCTGGGGCGGTGTTtaagaaggaagatgcaGTAATCCAA GGGCTGCTAGATGGTGGCGCGGATCCTGAATACGGACAGCCAAGTGCGGCTGAGTGCATTACAATGTTCAAACAGGAGGATATTTGGAAGTTGAAGTTTGATGTTGCCCCCGGCAAAGGACAGGCTGGAAAGACAAGGGAGACCGACGGTAAAGAATGA
- a CDS encoding probable xylulose-5-phosphate phosphoketolase, translated as MTEEVKSISPFGIARSTVKGEPLSKEEIQQYNDFFKASCYLSLGMIYLKENPLLREPLKADHLKLRLLGHFGSAPGQIFTYMHFNRLIKKHDLDALFISGPGHGAPAVLSQSYLEGVYTEVYPDKTQDAEGMQKFFKSFSFPGGIGSHATPETPGSLHEGGELGYSISHAFGVVFDNPDLIALTMVGDGEAETGPLATAWHSNKFLNPIVDGAVLPVLHLNGYKINNPTVLARISHRELECLFIGYGWQPYFVEGDDVETMHQAMAATLEHCVDEIRKIQKEARDSGEAKRPLWPMIVLRSPKGWTAPRKVDDNYLEGYWRAHQVPIADPATNPAHLKVLEDWMRSYEPDRLFDESGAPIASLRALVPEGNRRMSANPVANGGALRKPLRMPNFKDYAIKVDSPGNVMNASMTNMAVFLKDVIAENQTNFRLFGPDETESNKLGGVYAAGKKVWMGEYFEEDANGGNLAKAGRVVEMLSEHNCEGWLEGYLLSGRHGLLNSYEPFIHVIDSMVNQHCKWIEKCLEVEWRAKVASLNILLTAVVWRQDHNGFTHQDPGFLDVVANKSPEVVRIYLPPDGNCLLSVMDHCLRSVNYVNVVVSDKQEHLQYLSMDAAIEHCTKGIGIWPQFSTDAGQDPDLVMASCGDISTHESLAAIDLLLEHFPELKIRCVNVVDLFKLIHPSDHPHGLPDTEWTSLFTDDTPVIFNFHSYPWMVHRLTYKRPGSRNLHVRGYKEKGNIDTPLELAIRNQTDRFSLAIDAIDRMPQLHNRGASARQALLNAQIQARNEAFETGMDPPFLKNWTWKRNGLWKKVADGLVSR; from the exons ATGACTGAGGAAGTCAAATCTATCTCGCCCTTTGGCATTGCCCGCTCAACTGTCAAGGGCGAGCCTCTCTCCAAGGAGGAGATCCAGCAGTACAatgacttcttcaaggccaGCTGCTACCTCTCCTTAGGTATGATCTACCTCAAGGAGaaccctcttcttcgagaacCCCTCAAGGCCGATCATCTCAAGCTTCGATTGCTTGGTCACTTTGGCTCTGCCCCCGGCCAAATCTTCACATACATGCACTTTAACCGTCTGATCAAGAAGCACGATCTCGAtgctctcttcatctctggtCCCGGACACGGTGCCCCCGCTGTCCTGTCTCAGTCTTATCTGGAGGGTGTCTACACCGAAGTGTATCCTGACAAGACTCAAGATGCTGAGGGTATGCAAAAGTTCTTCAAGAGCTTTTCCTTCCCCGGTGGAATTGGCTCTCATGCTACTCCGGAAACCCCAGGATCTCTCCACGAGGGTGGTGAGCTGGGTTACTCCATCTCACATgcttttggtgttgtctTCGATAATCCTGACTTGATTGCTCTTACTatggttggtgatggtgaggcTGAGACTGGTCCCCTGGCTACCGCCTGGCACAGCAACAAGTTCCTCAACCCAATCGTTGACGGTGCTGTCCTCCctgttcttcatctcaacggttacaagatcaacaacCCTACAGTCCTTGCTCGAATCTCACACCGAGAACTTGAATGTCTCTTTATCGGTTATGGCTGGCAGCCATACTTTGTTGAgggtgacgatgttgagaCCATGCACCAAGCTATGGCTGCTACTCTCGAGCACTGCGTGGATGAGATTCGAAAGATCCAGAAGGAGGCCCGTGATTCCGGCGAGGCCAAGCGACCTCTGTGGCCCATGATCGTTCTCCGAAGTCCCAAGGGCTGGACTGCCCCTCGCAAGGTTGACGACAACTATCTGGAGGGTTACTGGCGAGCTCACCAGGTCCCCATCGCAGACCCCGCCACAAACCCTGCTCAcctcaaggtccttgaggATTGGATGCGAAGCTACGAGCCTGACCGTCTATTCGACGAGTCTGGCGCGCCTATTGCTTCTCTCCGTGCTCTTGTGCCTGAAGGTAACCGACGAATGAGCGCCAACCCCGTCGCCAACGGCGGTGCGCTTAGGAAGCCGTTGAGGATGCCCAACTTCAAAGACTATGCCATCAAGGTTGACAGCCCCGGAAATGTCATGAACGCCAGCATGACCAACATGGCTGTCTTCCTCAAGGATGTCATTGCTGAGAACCAGACAAACTTCCGTCTCTTTGGCCCTGATGAGACTGAGTCTAATAAGCTTGGCGGTGTCTACGCTGCCGGGAAGAAGGTCTGGATGGGCGAGTACTTTGAGGAGGATGCCAACGGTGGTAACCTTGCCAAGGCCGGCCGTGTCGTTGAGATGCTTTCTGAGCATAACTGTGAAGGTTGGCTTGAGGGTTACCTCCTTAGTGGTCGTCACGGTCTTCTCAATAGTTACGAGCCTTTCATTCACGTTATTGACTCTATGGTCAACCAG CACTGCAAGTGGATCGAGAAGTGTCTCGAGGTTGAGTGGCGAGCCAAGGTTGCCTCCCTCAACATTCTCTTGACTGCAGTTGTCTGGCGTCAAGACCACAACGGTTTCACTCACCAAGATCCCGGTTTCCTCGACGTTGTCGCCAACAAGAGCCCCGAAGTTGTCCGCATCTACCTACCTCCTGATGGCAACTGCCTGCTTTCTG TCATGGACCACTGTCTCCGATCAGTCAACTACGTTAACGTTGTTGTCTCTGATAAGCAGGAGCATCTTCAGTACCTCTCCATGGACGCTGCCATTGAGCATTGCACCAAGGGTATCGGTATCTGGCCTCAGTTCTCCACCGATGCTGGACAGGACCCCGACCTGGTCATGGCCTCTTGCGGTGATATCAGCACTCACGAGTCTTTGGCTGCCATTGATCTACTGCTTGAGCACTTCCCTGAGCTCAAGATTCGATGCGTCAACGTTGTCGATCTCTTTAAGCTGATCCACCCCAGCGACCACCCCCACGGTCTTCCTGACACTGAGTGGACCAGCCTGTTCACTGATGACACTcctgtcatcttcaacttccacAGTTACCCCTGGATGGTGCACCGCCTGACATACAAGCGTCCCGGTAGCCGCAACCTCCACGTTCGCGGttacaaggagaagggcaacATCGATACACCCCTCGAGCTTGCTATTCGCAACCAGACTGATCGTTTCAGTTTGGCTATCGATGCTATTGACCGCATGCCTCAACTGCACAACCGGGGTGCCTCGGCCCGCCAGGCTCTCCTCAATGCACAGATCCAGGCCCGCAACGAGGCTTTCGAGACAGGCATGGACCCTCCCTTCCTTAAGAACTGGACCTGGAAGCGCAATGGCCTTTGGAAGAAGGTTGCCGACGGCCTTGTCTCTCGATAG